Within Spinacia oleracea cultivar Varoflay chromosome 4, BTI_SOV_V1, whole genome shotgun sequence, the genomic segment TCTCTTGACCATTTTGACTCCTTTTTTCTGTTTAATTTCTGTAATCATAAACCCTAAAGTGTTGATTACTTGAGCTATTTCTTTTCTTGCAGGGAGAAAATTGGTGTGTCAAGTGTTGTTGCTGCTATGCTTGGACTGTCAGTGCTCTTGTTGTTAGGAGTACTGGATTGGAATGATTGTTTAAATGAGAAGTCAGCATGGGATACTCTTGCCTGGTTTGCCGTGCTCGTGGGAATGGCCAGCCAATTGACTAATCTTGGTATTGTATCCTGGATGTCTGGTTGTGTTGCAAGGAGCTTGAAAACAATGAATTTGAGCTGGCCTGCCGCATTTGGTATACTCCAAGCAGCTTACTTTTTCGTGCATTACCTATTTGCAAGTCAAACTGGCCATGTTGGAGCTCTGTACTCCGCCTTCTTGGCCATGAATATAGCATCTGGAGTTCCTGGTGTGTTGGCAGCATTGGCCTTAGCTTATAATACTAACTTGTTTGGAGCACTTACACATTATAGTAGCGGCCAAGCAGCAGTATATTACGGAGGTGCGTGTCTTCTGTATGAATatttcatacttcctccgttcttatttacatgacacaatattgtgtcatgtaaataagaacgaaGGAAGTATTTTTTTCAAGTTTCGGTTTTAACTTTGGCTAATACTGTTTTTTGCTTCTAACAGCTGGGTACGTGGACCTTCCTGATGTATTTAAAATGGGTTTCATTATGGCGGTCATCAACGCTACAATCTGGACCGTTGTAGGGGGAGTTTGGTGGAAGATATTGGGGATCTACTAACATTGTAGTTTTTGTTAGGAGGTTTTTTATTAACCCTCCTTGTATAATCCCATTTTACAGGATGAGATCATATCATTTGCTGGAAATGCCAGTCACATTCTTTTTGAGTCTAGTCAGAGTTGGAATATAGTTTCTTTTCTTGGTGGAGGTTTGATAAAGATGAAACACTCCTGAATACAATGAAAGGAATTTTGCCTTTTCTTTCCTCTCGAAACTTGCATTTTTTGAACCGAGGATGTTTCAATCATTACTTACTGATTTTTGCACACCCACTATGAGAGCATAGGAAAAGGTGCTCTACTTGTATTAGGGCTGACAACTTCACCCTGACCCAACGGATAACCGCTCCACCCGCCCGAATAAAATGGATGAAAACCGACAAAACATGAATTTTAATCGGGTGACGGGTGGGTGGGGTGGTGGATTCGGATGGTGCATCGGTTGATTTCGGGATGGAGGTGGATTGAGCTCCACCTGATCCACCTCCGATCCATTGCCAGCCCAGCCCTATCTTGCATAGAAGTGTaccaaaaattaacaaaatgatGTGTCAAAATCATTTCCCTGCATAATGCTTCCGAGCTTGTTcccttatacttcgtattaggcTAAACTACTAAACTTGCAAACAACTGAAAGACCTCAACTTTCAGAATATTAGCTGTTTGAGCTTGAAACACAAAATTGCATATGCCTGCGCACAAATGCCACCTGATGCATAGTTGCCTAATGAAGCTTTCGTTGTGCATACAATCAAAATTTTGGCATACGGTGTAGAAAAAAGAATAGAAATGAAGTTCAACATCAGGCCGCTTAATAGCAAATATCGAACAGGAAATCAACAGGGTAAAGTATGGAGGTGGTAAGTGGTAACCCAAACAATGCACtgatgattttcttgacaaATAATAGCAGGAAAAAATCCTGCATGATGCATGTGAAACGAATATTCATCCACTCAATCTCCTCACACCAGGAAATTCATCAACCAAATTAAGTTTTTCAAGTATAAACTTTTCCTGCTTGGCATATTCAGTATCCGGGTTTTCTGTGAAATTCGAATGTAAAGCATTCCCAACACTATCCACTATTGCTGAAGTAGTCATGGAAGATTCTATACATAAGATAGCAGTAATGGCATCCAACTGAGTCACCTCATTCCTGAACATCAGTCTTGCATGAGCCTGTGCTAGCCGAATTAGACTTTCTAACATTCTCACAGTTATTCTTGCAGCATTTTCTGTTCCTGATCTTCTTTGCAGTTGGTAATAACTCGAAATTACTCTCTCAGCTTCTTTTGTAAGTGTTGGCTTAAAGTACCCTTTAACAAAACTAATATACCTCCGTATCATAGAAAGTGACCAACAGTTTGTTAAATCTTCATCATCTTTTACTCTAACTGGTTCCTCCTCAGCAAGAATATGGGATGAAACAACTTTATCCCACTCGGGGTTTTTCGTGTCCAATAGAACCAGAACTATATCGAATCTGCTCAGTAAAGGACCCGAAAGTGTAGTATTGACAGATAAAGGTTGGCTGGGATCATACTGTCCCTTTGGATTTGTGGCACCAAAAACAATGGTTCTTGTACTAACAGTTGTCACAAGACCAGCTTTTGCAATGCTAATTGTTTGCTGTTCCATAGCTTCATGTATGGTAGCTCTGTCATGTTGCCTCATGCTGTCAAATTCATCGATGCAGCAAAGACCGCCATCAGCTAATACAAGTGCACCAGCTTCGAGCATCCACTCACCAGAATCTTTCACGGCAGTGACAGTCAACCCAGCACTTGTGCTTCCTAGTCCAGTTGTCATAACAGCTCTGTTACTCAATTTAGCAGCAAATTTCAGAAACTGGGATTTTCCTGTACCGGGATCACCCACAAGAAGCAAGTGGGATTCTCCTCTTACCTTTGTCCCTGAAGCATCAACATGCTGCACACCACCAATAAGGGTTAAAGCAACTGCCAACTTCACAGTGAAGAGACCAAAAACCTGGGGACATATAGCTTTGAGAACTGCATTCCTCCCTTTCAGTGGGGTACTGCTGAATTTTTCCCAGAATTTCTTGAATTTGATAATAGTTTCATCAGGTATGTCTAGCTCGGATTTTAGCTTATTGGTTAGTCTCACATGATTGGCAACCAAAACAGGCTCAAGATCACATCTGACATCTTTCAAATCTGAAGACCATTTTGCAGTCAAAACACCAGTAATAATCACATCATCTCCTGCCTTAACAATGTCAACTAGGTCATTCTGCAAGATGACACGGATAGAACGCGGTATGGATCCAACACCCAACAGTTGGGCGCTTTCTTGGATCTTGATTTCTTGGTAATCATGGAATTTAGTGCTGTTTTCTACAGGTACAAACTTATTGCCTTCACACTCCTGAGATTTGTCTGAGAGGCAAGCCAATGGTGGTTTTATAATGTTCCCGGTTTCTAGCTCAGGATAAACTGGAAAAACTGACTTACATTTCCTACATTCGTACCTCCTTTCACCTTCAATTGTCTTAATTGCACCTGATCGTATTACAGTCCCTTTGAGGGTTAGAAGAATGTTACTATGCTTCACCCTCACCTTTCCAATCCTAGGATAAGTCTCTACAAACAAACACAACAATTAACCACTTCAACCCATAAAACTATGCAGTTCAAATAATACTATAATTTACTTAGTGAAATGCAACACAATCATATTGAGCTCAATGATACACAAAATTCATCGATTTCACAATCAATCGTGCTCACCAATGCATCATGTTGCACTCTATCAAACATTATATTCTCATCCCATCTCATTGCATACTTTTATTTCCAAATGCAACAAATTGAAATTtgacaaaaattaaataattcggAAAAAGGAGAAAAACAAACCTGGAGATTCAAGGGGAGAGCCCAGTATACTAATGCGAACATGAACATTTTCCTTAATGGTGGAAGATGACCCGCCTGGAGAATCCTTCAAAATCAACCTCTACACATCCAACCCAGATGCCCAAATTAGAAATACTTTTCCTAATTACATACCAGATAAAAAATTTCCTTTCCAATTGAATGCCTAGATATATTAATCTTCCTAATTCATGCGCTATACTCCCTTAATTTTGATGAAAATTTCTGGGAAATCGAAGATTAATTAAGTGAATTCTTACCTGAGCAGAAATAGCTGCAAAATCAAATTTGGGCAAGTAATCCGTGGGTTTGGAGAAGATGAGCTGAGCAACTTGTAGATGATCGTTCATAAGCTCTGCAAAACTGAAATCGGAGAAATCAATCtatagaaggagagagaaagggggttagTGAGGGGAGAGAGCATACTCGATGAAAATAGGGAAGTGAAGGCGAGAATCAGGAGAAAGAATGAGGGAGCGGAGTTGGTCGGAGTGGTTGGTGGTGAGGAAGGTGACCATGTCTCTGTATATTTCATCGTCGGCTGTTACCTCCGGCAAGTACATTTTCTGGGGTTTTGGAAATTAAGCGGGAAACATAATGGAGGGGGAACTTGGTGGTTATAGAGAACTACACGACTACGGAGTTAATCAGGATGGTAATGAGACGGATCTGGACCGGGTTTGGGCTGGCGAGACCCAGAACCAGATCCAAACCCGCTTTTTTTGAAGGTGATTCACATTTGACTCCGATTCACTAGGTTTTAAAAAATCAAATCCAGACTCACATCCATTGGATGTATTGGTTTAGAGTTCGAAATGGACCTTAAATGCGTTTAGGTATATTTCttttcctaaaatttttatcgctttagaaaaaatattttaaggATGCGTTTTATTCAACTTATCTGATTTGAACCCAAcagatctgaacttattgaaactttttTGATCATATCTGAACTTATCCGAACTTATTGGAATTGACCAAGCCTGATTTATCTAGTTGGACCTTATTCGAACTTAATAGTAATTAATTatagttaattaataataata encodes:
- the LOC110802504 gene encoding probable DNA helicase MCM9 isoform X2, which encodes MKYTETWSPSSPPTTPTNSAPSFFLLILAFTSLFSSKLMNDHLQVAQLIFSKPTDYLPKFDFAAISAQRLILKDSPGGSSSTIKENVHVRISILGSPLESPETYPRIGKVRVKHSNILLTLKGTVIRSGAIKTIEGERRYECRKCKSVFPVYPELETGNIIKPPLACLSDKSQECEGNKFVPVENSTKFHDYQEIKIQESAQLLGVGSIPRSIRVILQNDLVDIVKAGDDVIITGVLTAKWSSDLKDVRCDLEPVLVANHVRLTNKLKSELDIPDETIIKFKKFWEKFSSTPLKGRNAVLKAICPQVFGLFTVKLAVALTLIGGVQHVDASGTKVRGESHLLLVGDPGTGKSQFLKFAAKLSNRAVMTTGLGSTSAGLTVTAVKDSGEWMLEAGALVLADGGLCCIDEFDSMRQHDRATIHEAMEQQTISIAKAGLVTTVSTRTIVFGATNPKGQYDPSQPLSVNTTLSGPLLSRFDIVLVLLDTKNPEWDKVVSSHILAEEEPVRVKDDEDLTNCWSLSMIRRYISFVKGYFKPTLTKEAERVISSYYQLQRRSGTENAARITVRMLESLIRLAQAHARLMFRNEVTQLDAITAILCIESSMTTSAIVDSVGNALHSNFTENPDTEYAKQEKFILEKLNLVDEFPGVRRLSG
- the LOC110802504 gene encoding probable DNA helicase MCM9 isoform X1 — its product is MYLPEVTADDEIYRDMVTFLTTNHSDQLRSLILSPDSRLHFPIFIDFAELMNDHLQVAQLIFSKPTDYLPKFDFAAISAQRLILKDSPGGSSSTIKENVHVRISILGSPLESPETYPRIGKVRVKHSNILLTLKGTVIRSGAIKTIEGERRYECRKCKSVFPVYPELETGNIIKPPLACLSDKSQECEGNKFVPVENSTKFHDYQEIKIQESAQLLGVGSIPRSIRVILQNDLVDIVKAGDDVIITGVLTAKWSSDLKDVRCDLEPVLVANHVRLTNKLKSELDIPDETIIKFKKFWEKFSSTPLKGRNAVLKAICPQVFGLFTVKLAVALTLIGGVQHVDASGTKVRGESHLLLVGDPGTGKSQFLKFAAKLSNRAVMTTGLGSTSAGLTVTAVKDSGEWMLEAGALVLADGGLCCIDEFDSMRQHDRATIHEAMEQQTISIAKAGLVTTVSTRTIVFGATNPKGQYDPSQPLSVNTTLSGPLLSRFDIVLVLLDTKNPEWDKVVSSHILAEEEPVRVKDDEDLTNCWSLSMIRRYISFVKGYFKPTLTKEAERVISSYYQLQRRSGTENAARITVRMLESLIRLAQAHARLMFRNEVTQLDAITAILCIESSMTTSAIVDSVGNALHSNFTENPDTEYAKQEKFILEKLNLVDEFPGVRRLSG